The sequence GATGGGCGAGGTACCAGGAGAACGACAGGGTCTTCGAGCCGGCCGGCAGCGCGATCGCGGGCGACTGGACGGTGGTGGCGCCGCCGTCCAGGTCGTTGGTCCCGGCGTCGGTTCCGGCGGCCGCGCCCGTCACGAGGGCGCCGCTGCCGCTCGCGGCGGCGAGCTGCAGGTTGGTGCCGGAGTAGGTGGTCGGCTGCGGGGTGCCGCGCTCCCAGCGGCCCGCGGTGGCGGTGTCGGTGCCGTTCGGGTTGGTCGTCCAGCCGGTGCCCGATTCGAGGTCGTCGGTGAAGACGGTGTCGCCGGGCGGTTCCGTGGTGCCCCCGTCGCCGCCGAGCGTCCAGACGGCGTGCGCGATGGCGTCGGAGTTGCGGTCGAGGGCGGTGTCGTCGATGTTGGACGTGGTGTCGCAGGACGAGTGGTAGCAGCGGTCGAACGCGACGCCTGCCTGGCCGCCCCACAGCTGCGCCTGCTGGGTCGTCTTGCGTCCCTCGGCGCCGGTGAACAGGCCGCCGGCGGCGATCCCGTACCGGATGAACGGCCCGTAGTCGGAGCGGCCGTCGAACGCGGTGTCCTGGACGGGCACGTTGATCGTTTGGAAGTGGGCGCGCAGCGTCTGCTCGATCTCGGCGGACCCGGCGGGGCCGCCGCTGCCGCTGGAGCCGTCTCCGTCGTAGGCGAAGTAGCCCGGGTTGGGGGAGCCGACCATGTCGAAGTTCAGATAGCCCTTGATCTTCGACCGCTCGGTGGAGGCGAGGTTGTTGACGTAGTTGGTCGAGCCGACGAGGCCGAGCTCCTCGGCGCCCCACCAGCCGAACCGCAGGTGCCGCTTGGGCGCGTACTTCTCGCGGGCGATGGTGAGGGCGATCTCCAGGTTCGCGGCGGAGCCGGAGCCGTTGTCGTTGATGCCGGGGCCGGCGGTGACGCTGTCGAGGTGCGCGCCGGTCATGAGGACGTTGTTCGTGTCGCCGCCGGGCCAGTCGGCGATGAGGTTGTAGCCGGTGGCGCCGTTGTAGGTGAACGACTGGACGCTGGTCTGGTAGCCGGCGGCGTCCAGCTTGCCCTTCACGTAGTCGATCGAGGCGCGGAAGCCGGTGCGGCCGTGGGCGCGGTTGCCGCCGTTGGCGGTGGCGATGCTCTGCAGCTGGGACAGGTGCGCCTTGACGTTGGCGAGCGAGATGTCGGGCGCGGCCAGCGTGGCGGGCGCGGCCGACGCGCCGGACGGGGCGAGCAGGGCCGACGCCGCAAGGGCCGCCGCGCCCAAGGTCGCGATCATGCGCGATCTCATGCGTTCCTCCAGGTAGGGCGCGGCCCGCGACGGGGGAGCGGGCCCCGTCACGGGCCGCGGGCGGGGGGCGGTCAGGCCTTGGTGATGGAGACGTTGTCGATGCCGGCCTCGACGAGGCTGCCGGTGCCGTTGTCGGCCGCCTCGACGAGGATGCGGACGGACTGCCCGGCGTAGGCGGACAGGTCGTACGTCGCCGTCTGCCACGCCCCGGCCTTGTTGGCCGCGGCGCCGCCCTGGTTCAGCACGGTGCTCGACCCGTTCGCGCCGACGACGCGGACGCGCAGGTAGTCCTCGGTCGTGCTGTTGTTGAGGTAGGCGAAGTTCCAG is a genomic window of Actinomadura citrea containing:
- a CDS encoding M28 family peptidase: MIATLGAAALAASALLAPSGASAAPATLAAPDISLANVKAHLSQLQSIATANGGNRAHGRTGFRASIDYVKGKLDAAGYQTSVQSFTYNGATGYNLIADWPGGDTNNVLMTGAHLDSVTAGPGINDNGSGSAANLEIALTIAREKYAPKRHLRFGWWGAEELGLVGSTNYVNNLASTERSKIKGYLNFDMVGSPNPGYFAYDGDGSSGSGGPAGSAEIEQTLRAHFQTINVPVQDTAFDGRSDYGPFIRYGIAAGGLFTGAEGRKTTQQAQLWGGQAGVAFDRCYHSSCDTTSNIDDTALDRNSDAIAHAVWTLGGDGGTTEPPGDTVFTDDLESGTGWTTNPNGTDTATAGRWERGTPQPTTYSGTNLQLAAASGSGALVTGAAAGTDAGTNDLDGGATTVQSPAIALPAGSKTLSFSWYLAHLNNSSTDDHLRVRVVGPNGSTTVLDQSGAASNRAGSWQTQTADVSAYAGQTVRIVAEAADAGTGSLVEAGLDNLKITK